In the genome of Nitrospira japonica, one region contains:
- a CDS encoding polysaccharide biosynthesis/export family protein, protein MGVVKSIFSGKRNGKGRLIAGLLVLLLQYSMVGCQSQDMQYRGSSVPPTEFLIGPEDVLVVTVWRNQDLSKEVIVRPDGKISLPLIGDITAAGLTAQDLSKQVADKLAEYMSTPTVSVQVKEINSYHVFVVGEVAKPGKYVLKSFASVLQGISYAGGFTTFASRNNVHVLRMVKNGQGETKQVMIPVPYQDIVQGRNLEANIVLKAGDVIVVP, encoded by the coding sequence ATGGGCGTAGTGAAAAGCATTTTCAGTGGTAAACGTAACGGCAAAGGGCGTCTTATTGCAGGGCTTCTCGTACTGTTGCTGCAATATTCGATGGTGGGTTGTCAGTCGCAAGATATGCAATATCGCGGCTCCTCTGTGCCTCCCACCGAATTTCTTATTGGCCCGGAAGATGTATTGGTCGTCACTGTTTGGAGGAATCAGGACCTCTCCAAAGAGGTTATTGTCAGGCCCGATGGGAAAATTTCTCTTCCTCTCATCGGCGATATAACAGCGGCCGGTCTTACCGCACAGGATTTGTCAAAGCAGGTCGCGGACAAGCTCGCGGAATACATGTCGACGCCGACCGTGTCAGTGCAGGTTAAAGAAATCAATAGTTACCATGTGTTCGTTGTCGGTGAAGTCGCTAAGCCTGGCAAGTACGTACTGAAGTCTTTTGCGAGTGTGCTTCAAGGAATCTCATACGCCGGAGGGTTCACGACCTTCGCATCCAGAAATAATGTGCATGTTCTCAGAATGGTCAAGAACGGACAGGGGGAAACGAAGCAGGTCATGATTCCGGTTCCTTATCAAGATATTGTCCAAGGCAGAAACCTGGAGGCAAATATCGTCCTGAAGGCTGGTGATGTCATTGTTGTACCGTGA
- a CDS encoding polysaccharide biosynthesis/export family protein, whose translation MRKTNVLGVYAVLLTLLTGMSVVSAQEVDPKKHGAASTKAAAPGAAEKSLLIVTPEYIIGPEDVLEITVWKNADLSKQVQVRPDGRISLPLLGDISAVAKTPTQLTEEISTGLRAYMENPTISIMIKDVQSYNIYVLGEVNKPGKFPLKSKTTLLQGITVAGGFTPMAARNKIVVFRFTKDGEGQTKLKASYDDIVVRDGSSQNIELKPGDQIVVPSETMVVLPSR comes from the coding sequence ATGCGGAAGACAAATGTACTTGGAGTGTACGCGGTGCTACTAACACTACTGACTGGTATGTCAGTCGTTTCAGCACAAGAGGTTGATCCCAAGAAGCATGGTGCGGCTTCCACTAAAGCAGCGGCACCTGGCGCTGCCGAAAAATCACTCCTAATAGTCACGCCGGAATATATTATAGGTCCTGAAGACGTTTTGGAGATTACCGTCTGGAAGAACGCAGATCTGTCAAAGCAAGTCCAGGTGAGGCCAGATGGAAGAATTTCGCTTCCTCTCTTGGGAGATATCTCCGCAGTCGCAAAGACACCCACTCAATTGACCGAGGAGATTTCGACAGGACTCAGGGCCTACATGGAAAATCCCACGATTTCCATCATGATAAAGGATGTACAGAGCTATAACATTTACGTTTTGGGCGAAGTTAACAAGCCAGGAAAGTTTCCCCTGAAGAGCAAGACCACCTTACTGCAAGGCATTACTGTTGCTGGCGGGTTCACGCCCATGGCGGCCCGAAACAAGATTGTGGTGTTCCGGTTTACGAAGGACGGCGAAGGGCAGACCAAGCTCAAGGCGAGCTACGACGACATTGTTGTACGAGATGGGTCCAGTCAAAACATCGAATTGAAGCCAGGTGATCAGATCGTCGTCCCATCCGAGACCATGGTGGTGCTGCCGAGTCGGTAG
- the nusG gene encoding transcription termination/antitermination protein NusG, with protein MEKWYAIMAKPKQEYTTTSVLRQVGIDTYYPEIREVFNIRGQRRTRPAGLFPGYFFAKFDYDRQYRIVSYCRGVRKIVMFGSFPAEVESSLLDEIKIRLERTHTIHLPSFKPGEIVQINHGPLAGIKGIFGSSLPSKERVVVLLRTLLYQSRAVIQLSDIEKFPEAV; from the coding sequence ATGGAGAAGTGGTACGCCATCATGGCGAAACCAAAGCAGGAATATACGACGACTTCAGTCCTGCGGCAGGTAGGAATTGACACGTATTATCCAGAGATCAGAGAAGTCTTTAACATTCGAGGTCAGCGACGGACTCGACCAGCTGGACTCTTCCCTGGTTATTTTTTCGCCAAGTTTGATTATGACAGGCAATATCGGATTGTATCGTACTGTCGAGGAGTTCGAAAGATAGTGATGTTTGGCTCCTTTCCAGCAGAAGTCGAGTCTTCTTTGCTAGACGAGATCAAAATTCGACTGGAACGGACGCATACGATCCACTTGCCCAGTTTCAAGCCTGGTGAAATTGTACAGATCAATCACGGTCCGTTGGCAGGAATTAAAGGCATATTTGGCTCTTCTTTGCCGAGTAAGGAACGGGTTGTGGTCCTCCTTCGGACTCTTCTCTATCAAAGTCGAGCAGTCATACAGCTTTCGGATATCGAAAAATTTCCCGAAGCTGTATAA
- a CDS encoding PilZ domain-containing protein: MAHNEWEWPITVDFQKHNERVALLRPIPYEITAAAKDPAPSTRQGKALSVNISNGGMLLLMDHPPAIEQVLKVYVPTPTAVADTPTLAEVRWTRKLPFSHSNGFGPYFVGLKFMF; encoded by the coding sequence GTGGCACACAATGAGTGGGAATGGCCGATTACCGTGGATTTTCAAAAACATAATGAGAGAGTGGCATTATTGAGGCCAATTCCATACGAGATTACGGCTGCAGCTAAGGATCCAGCTCCCTCAACCCGCCAAGGAAAAGCCCTATCTGTCAATATCAGCAATGGCGGAATGCTCTTGTTGATGGATCATCCTCCAGCCATTGAACAGGTATTAAAAGTGTATGTGCCGACACCAACAGCCGTTGCAGACACTCCTACCTTGGCTGAGGTGCGCTGGACTAGAAAACTGCCGTTTAGCCACTCCAATGGATTCGGCCCATATTTTGTAGGGCTGAAGTTTATGTTTTGA
- a CDS encoding response regulator transcription factor, with the protein MSESPAPGSSETLADQRAGPGIVVLSASMQLLHMNRQASELARQINLAEHGGNSSRPAHGVLPSVLTELCGEIVKALHVRTEAKDWEQFEIKRVTGNPEQPVLLRGFGLPDRGGVQFARLVVTLEELGRRQQLNTDQAKEKFQLTNREQAVVEHLAKGWTNKEIANALQITEQTVKEHIKHIMRKTNATTRTGILVQIFNS; encoded by the coding sequence ATGAGTGAATCACCGGCACCAGGTAGTTCTGAAACACTTGCTGACCAGCGCGCTGGTCCCGGCATCGTAGTGCTGTCCGCATCCATGCAGCTGTTACATATGAATCGTCAGGCTTCGGAATTGGCAAGACAGATTAATCTTGCCGAACATGGAGGAAATAGTTCTCGGCCTGCCCACGGTGTACTTCCCTCTGTATTGACCGAGCTTTGCGGAGAAATTGTCAAGGCACTTCATGTTCGTACTGAGGCAAAAGACTGGGAGCAATTTGAGATTAAGCGCGTGACCGGAAACCCTGAGCAACCGGTTCTTCTCCGTGGATTCGGATTGCCCGACCGGGGAGGAGTTCAGTTTGCAAGGTTAGTGGTGACCCTGGAAGAATTAGGACGGCGACAACAACTGAATACGGATCAAGCCAAAGAGAAGTTTCAATTAACGAATCGGGAACAGGCCGTCGTTGAGCACCTTGCAAAAGGCTGGACAAATAAGGAAATTGCAAATGCTCTCCAAATAACCGAACAGACAGTCAAGGAACATATTAAACACATCATGAGAAAGACGAATGCCACTACCCGCACAGGGATCCTCGTTCAGATTTTTAATTCCTAG
- the glgA gene encoding glycogen synthase GlgA encodes MNQSRPLNIVMAASEAVPYAKTGGLADVAGALPSELAKLGHNVILVLPRYPSLDDSGRTFRVLERIPMYTSLGASEATIEEDVVSTPGQLPVRVWALRYDEFFGRSGLYQAQGKDFDDNLARFAWFSRGVIEVIRYLHRQKRWQTDILHLHDWQTALCAVYLKTLDSARPEVQTIKTVLTLHNVGYQGIFPSEKFWQTGLPQPLFRQEGLEFYGSVNLLKGGILFADRLTTVSPTYAREILTPEFGFGLQGVLQARREKLQGIINGIDVDVWNPETDPALPTRYSADKPTGKVQCKRALQKEFGLPSEDVPLLAVIARLTSQKGLDLVEEAIPRLMSLGLQLVVLGTGDPVHESNLAKIRDQFSSRMGLRIGFDEALAHQIEGGADIFLMPSRYEPCGLSQLYSLRYGTVPIVTKTGGLVDTVLPLGSDGKNSDTATGFHLLAPTADALVDAVREAIIAYARPALWSNMVQRGMKTDVSWARSARSYEELFISLLNATDQDRGT; translated from the coding sequence GTGAACCAATCTCGTCCGCTGAATATCGTCATGGCCGCGTCCGAGGCCGTTCCCTATGCCAAGACAGGAGGGCTGGCCGATGTCGCAGGAGCATTACCGTCTGAGCTGGCCAAACTGGGTCACAACGTCATCCTCGTCTTGCCTCGATATCCCAGCCTAGACGATTCCGGGCGAACCTTCCGTGTGCTCGAACGCATTCCAATGTACACATCTCTTGGTGCGAGCGAGGCCACGATCGAAGAAGATGTCGTCTCCACGCCCGGACAGCTACCGGTACGAGTCTGGGCGTTACGCTACGACGAATTTTTCGGCCGCTCAGGCCTCTATCAAGCCCAAGGGAAAGACTTCGACGACAACCTCGCACGATTCGCTTGGTTTTCTCGAGGGGTGATTGAGGTAATCCGCTACCTTCATCGTCAGAAGCGTTGGCAAACAGACATCCTACATCTTCATGATTGGCAGACCGCGCTGTGTGCCGTGTACCTCAAGACACTCGACAGTGCCAGGCCAGAGGTTCAGACGATCAAGACGGTGCTCACGCTGCACAATGTGGGATATCAAGGAATCTTTCCGTCAGAGAAATTCTGGCAGACGGGCCTTCCGCAACCCTTGTTTAGGCAAGAAGGCCTCGAATTTTACGGATCAGTGAATTTGCTAAAGGGTGGCATACTCTTCGCTGATCGATTGACGACCGTGAGTCCTACCTACGCTCGGGAAATCCTCACGCCGGAATTTGGTTTCGGATTGCAAGGAGTGCTACAGGCTAGGCGAGAAAAGTTACAGGGAATCATCAACGGAATCGACGTCGATGTGTGGAATCCTGAAACCGACCCGGCACTTCCTACCCGATATTCAGCTGACAAACCAACCGGTAAGGTTCAGTGCAAGCGGGCACTTCAGAAAGAGTTTGGATTGCCCAGTGAAGATGTGCCGCTCCTTGCAGTCATTGCTCGTCTCACCTCGCAAAAAGGGCTCGATTTGGTTGAGGAGGCCATCCCTAGGCTCATGAGTCTGGGTTTGCAGTTGGTGGTGTTAGGAACTGGAGATCCCGTACATGAATCAAATCTCGCAAAAATACGAGATCAATTTTCAAGCCGAATGGGATTGCGCATAGGATTTGACGAAGCACTCGCTCATCAAATCGAAGGCGGGGCCGATATATTTCTTATGCCTTCTCGGTACGAGCCCTGTGGGCTGAGTCAACTGTACAGCTTGCGGTATGGAACAGTACCCATTGTAACCAAGACGGGTGGGCTCGTAGATACTGTATTGCCTTTAGGCAGCGATGGCAAGAACTCAGATACAGCGACGGGTTTTCATCTCTTGGCGCCAACGGCTGATGCGTTGGTCGACGCCGTGCGTGAAGCGATTATTGCGTATGCACGACCGGCGCTGTGGAGCAATATGGTTCAGAGAGGCATGAAGACCGACGTATCATGGGCACGAAGCGCACGATCCTATGAAGAGCTGTTTATCAGTTTGCTAAATGCAACTGATCAAGATAGGGGAACTTGA
- a CDS encoding DUF971 domain-containing protein — protein sequence MSRLSSENDSLLLISFHSPSEKHAHGGRQDTMAEIVLEPKDMSWIDKGVLGIEWNDGHRGVYPVRYLRQQCPCAACVDEWTGERRLKADEVPLLIMLQDIESVGRYALQFKWSDGHDTGIYSYQLLRRLCQCDLCQPIKPTQPRSRKLL from the coding sequence ATGTCACGGTTGTCGTCGGAAAACGACTCCCTCCTGTTGATTTCCTTTCACAGCCCGTCTGAGAAGCACGCTCACGGAGGCAGGCAAGATACTATGGCGGAAATAGTGCTCGAACCCAAGGACATGTCTTGGATCGACAAAGGTGTGTTGGGTATAGAATGGAACGACGGACATCGAGGGGTGTATCCCGTTCGATATCTGCGCCAACAATGTCCCTGTGCAGCTTGCGTGGACGAATGGACGGGGGAACGAAGGCTGAAGGCAGACGAAGTGCCGCTCTTGATCATGTTGCAGGACATTGAGTCGGTCGGGCGATACGCGCTCCAATTCAAATGGAGCGATGGACACGATACTGGTATTTATTCCTATCAGTTGCTGAGACGGCTCTGTCAATGTGACCTTTGTCAGCCAATCAAACCGACTCAACCTCGAAGCCGGAAGTTATTGTGA
- the recO gene encoding DNA repair protein RecO, translating into MPLIKTAAVTLRSRKWGEADRIVTFYTRAAGKVRGVARGARRPKSRLGATLEPLTICELNLFEKSGDSLYRVSQADMVEPFVCFREDLTLMAAAARMANVVTAITPDGDPDPQLFETLEQGLYSLAVSEDPALTALLFQIRLLGLTGFRPQTDHCSACGRGRTIPESQFSPVSGGLVCAACATRQQFHCVPLSRGSLAFLQQALRFAPAVITRLKASGQVRSEVEEAIEGYVTVVVGKRLPPVDFLSQPV; encoded by the coding sequence ATGCCACTCATTAAAACCGCCGCGGTCACGCTGAGGAGTCGAAAGTGGGGCGAGGCGGATCGTATCGTCACGTTCTATACGAGAGCTGCCGGAAAGGTTCGCGGCGTTGCCCGAGGAGCTCGTCGACCGAAGAGCCGGCTGGGAGCGACGCTTGAACCGCTTACAATTTGCGAGTTAAATCTGTTCGAAAAGTCTGGCGATTCGCTCTATCGGGTCTCACAGGCTGATATGGTCGAACCGTTTGTGTGTTTCAGAGAAGACCTGACGTTAATGGCCGCGGCGGCCAGAATGGCCAATGTCGTTACCGCCATTACGCCGGATGGAGACCCTGATCCGCAGCTCTTTGAGACGCTCGAACAGGGGTTATACTCGCTTGCTGTAAGCGAAGATCCTGCACTGACGGCATTGCTGTTCCAGATTCGATTGCTCGGGCTTACGGGGTTCCGTCCACAGACAGATCACTGCTCGGCTTGCGGACGAGGACGAACGATTCCAGAATCGCAATTTTCTCCCGTTTCCGGAGGGTTGGTCTGCGCGGCATGCGCGACGCGACAACAATTTCATTGTGTGCCCCTTTCACGAGGAAGCTTGGCATTCCTCCAGCAAGCGCTTCGATTCGCTCCCGCAGTAATCACCAGATTAAAGGCAAGCGGTCAGGTCAGATCAGAGGTCGAGGAAGCTATCGAAGGTTATGTCACGGTTGTCGTCGGAAAACGACTCCCTCCTGTTGATTTCCTTTCACAGCCCGTCTGA
- the mgtE gene encoding magnesium transporter has translation MHQTDKLTESRQTESRHRVGDRDLLRDALRDQADRGQTKSDIVLLSVQRLLRRGAITNLAKMLGRMHPADVAKVIVHLSSPKEKREVFELVRGDSKRGQVLSELDTDSITQVLADLLQSDIAWLIKDLGPDDVAYILGVLPEERAKEILSLMRTEDSTEVADILKYPKDTAGGIMTTEFFALSEDATAQDAIRRLQEATDAEMVFYIYVTAKDERLVGVLSLRQLLTVPPSTPLKNIATRDVISVSVDMDQEEVARQVASYNLLAIPVVDKEGILVGIITVDDVVDVIREEATEDMLKMAGAVQEEAVSKSSSLSAAKVRLPWLFTNLVGSLLSGAILWEFRYTIQDVVAIVSFIPVIAAMGGNVGLQSSTLIIRGLATGVVELTDVWSVFVREVKIGLLMGVACGMILSLVGWIWHQGFLGMVVGVSLITAFLVSTSMATFMPIFLKRMGVDPAVAAGPFVTTANDITGITIYLTLATVFMEYLR, from the coding sequence ATGCATCAGACGGATAAGCTCACAGAAAGCCGCCAGACAGAGTCGCGGCATCGCGTAGGAGATCGAGATCTTCTACGCGATGCGTTACGGGATCAGGCGGATCGAGGTCAGACGAAGTCCGACATCGTCTTGTTGTCCGTGCAGAGGCTGCTCCGGCGTGGAGCGATCACCAATCTTGCAAAGATGCTGGGACGGATGCATCCGGCCGATGTCGCCAAGGTCATCGTGCATCTGTCTTCTCCGAAGGAAAAGCGCGAAGTCTTCGAGTTGGTCAGAGGAGACTCGAAACGCGGACAAGTTCTGAGCGAGCTCGACACCGACAGTATCACCCAGGTGTTGGCGGATCTGCTGCAATCGGACATCGCATGGTTGATCAAAGATTTGGGTCCGGATGATGTCGCCTATATTCTCGGCGTGCTGCCCGAAGAACGTGCGAAAGAAATTCTTTCGCTCATGCGAACCGAGGATTCGACGGAAGTCGCCGACATCCTGAAGTATCCGAAGGACACGGCCGGCGGTATCATGACGACCGAGTTCTTTGCGCTGTCGGAGGATGCAACGGCACAGGATGCCATCCGGCGTCTTCAAGAGGCGACCGATGCAGAAATGGTGTTTTACATTTACGTTACGGCCAAAGATGAGCGGTTGGTCGGCGTGCTCTCCCTGCGGCAGTTGTTGACGGTTCCTCCCTCGACACCATTGAAAAATATCGCAACGCGGGACGTGATCAGCGTATCGGTCGACATGGATCAGGAAGAAGTGGCGCGTCAGGTGGCGAGCTATAACCTACTGGCCATTCCGGTTGTGGACAAGGAAGGTATTCTGGTCGGGATTATTACCGTGGACGACGTCGTGGACGTCATCCGAGAGGAAGCGACCGAGGATATGTTGAAGATGGCGGGCGCGGTGCAAGAAGAAGCCGTGTCGAAGTCCTCGAGTCTTTCTGCAGCAAAAGTCCGGTTGCCGTGGCTGTTTACCAATCTTGTGGGAAGTCTGCTGTCCGGAGCAATCTTGTGGGAGTTTCGATATACGATTCAGGATGTCGTGGCGATCGTGAGCTTTATTCCGGTCATAGCGGCCATGGGCGGGAATGTCGGCTTGCAGTCCTCAACGCTGATCATTCGAGGACTGGCGACCGGCGTAGTGGAATTGACCGACGTCTGGTCGGTCTTTGTGAGAGAAGTCAAGATCGGACTGCTGATGGGCGTGGCGTGTGGAATGATTCTTTCTCTAGTCGGCTGGATTTGGCACCAGGGCTTTTTGGGCATGGTCGTCGGCGTGTCGCTTATTACCGCCTTTCTGGTGTCCACCAGTATGGCGACGTTCATGCCCATTTTTCTGAAGCGAATGGGCGTGGATCCGGCCGTGGCAGCCGGCCCTTTCGTGACGACTGCCAATGACATTACCGGAATCACCATCTATCTTACCCTTGCCACGGTGTTCATGGAGTATCTCCGATAG
- the era gene encoding GTPase Era produces the protein MKFGTVVIVGRSNVGKSTLLNRLLKEKIAIVSEKPQTTRTRILGVVHAPGAQVAFLDTPGIHRPEHLLNRRMVRTTLDTLEEADLFFVLMDATSLPGPGDLSVLEHVKAAIQKQARPVMLVLNKIDRVNKMKLLPVIDTYARLYPWTEVVPVSAETGANVERLLDVTVAHLPMGDAAYDEDTITDQSMRTLAAEMIREKLLRQTYEEVPHSIAVEIDQFVEEGKKARISASVLVERESHKAIIIGKHGERLKVVGTEARIEMERVFGMKVFLELWVKVREAWREDEHALSELGY, from the coding sequence ATGAAATTCGGGACAGTGGTCATCGTTGGGCGTTCAAATGTGGGGAAATCCACACTGCTCAATCGGCTTCTCAAAGAAAAGATCGCGATCGTCTCGGAAAAGCCCCAGACGACCAGGACAAGAATCCTTGGCGTGGTTCATGCCCCCGGTGCGCAGGTGGCGTTCCTGGACACTCCAGGCATCCATCGGCCTGAGCATTTGCTGAATCGCCGGATGGTTCGGACGACCCTGGACACGCTCGAGGAAGCCGATTTGTTCTTCGTGCTCATGGATGCCACGAGCCTTCCTGGTCCCGGTGACTTGTCCGTGCTGGAGCACGTCAAGGCCGCCATTCAGAAACAGGCCAGGCCGGTGATGTTGGTTTTGAACAAGATCGATCGGGTAAATAAGATGAAGTTATTGCCCGTGATCGACACCTATGCCCGGCTGTACCCGTGGACCGAAGTCGTTCCGGTCTCGGCCGAAACCGGGGCGAATGTCGAACGCTTGCTCGACGTGACAGTGGCTCATCTGCCGATGGGAGATGCCGCCTACGATGAGGACACGATCACCGACCAGTCCATGCGGACGTTGGCTGCGGAGATGATCCGGGAGAAGCTGCTGCGGCAGACGTATGAAGAAGTGCCGCATTCGATCGCGGTCGAAATCGACCAGTTCGTCGAGGAGGGGAAGAAAGCACGAATCAGCGCTTCGGTTCTGGTCGAACGCGAGTCTCACAAGGCCATCATCATCGGCAAGCATGGGGAACGGCTGAAGGTCGTGGGCACAGAGGCTCGGATCGAAATGGAACGGGTATTCGGCATGAAGGTGTTTCTGGAACTGTGGGTGAAAGTGCGAGAAGCCTGGCGGGAAGACGAGCACGCGCTGAGCGAATTAGGGTACTGA
- a CDS encoding FtsB family cell division protein yields the protein MLIKQNRGKQWLDWQRRLITGAQYAGLGACLLLLLALCFGEMGLPRYFSMKNHAQQLETEILDLQRGVAGLRSDIDRLEHDPLKIEQLAREQLGYVRKGETVYQLYPEATQDRSRP from the coding sequence AAGCAGAACAGAGGCAAACAGTGGCTCGACTGGCAGCGACGGCTTATCACTGGCGCACAGTATGCCGGTCTGGGGGCATGCCTGCTGCTTCTGCTGGCTTTGTGTTTTGGAGAGATGGGGTTGCCGCGTTATTTTTCCATGAAGAACCATGCCCAGCAGCTGGAGACGGAGATTCTCGATCTCCAACGGGGAGTTGCGGGGTTGCGCAGTGATATCGATCGTCTTGAGCATGACCCGCTGAAGATCGAGCAACTGGCCCGCGAGCAACTCGGGTATGTGCGCAAGGGAGAAACCGTCTATCAATTGTACCCGGAAGCCACTCAAGATCGATCGAGACCATGA